A genomic region of Dickeya solani IPO 2222 contains the following coding sequences:
- a CDS encoding response regulator transcription factor, which produces MKILLVDDDAELGHMLCEYLTAEGFSTSQVMTGKEGVDGAMSDQYTAMILDIMLPDMSGIDVLRQVRRNRSIPIIMLTAKGDNIDRVIGLEMGADDYVPKPCYPRELVARLRAVLRRYEDKAEKSEDTGTVNYGELVICPSTRSSEWRGKAFDLTASEFNLLELLMRSSERVVTKDELSEKCLGRRREAYDRSVDVHISNIRQKLAALVGCNLTIETVRSVGYRIR; this is translated from the coding sequence ATGAAAATTTTACTGGTAGATGATGACGCTGAACTGGGACACATGCTGTGTGAATACCTCACGGCGGAAGGGTTCAGCACTTCACAGGTGATGACCGGCAAGGAAGGGGTGGACGGCGCCATGTCCGATCAGTATACCGCAATGATTTTGGACATCATGCTGCCGGATATGAGCGGAATTGACGTACTGCGGCAGGTACGTCGCAACCGCTCGATTCCCATCATTATGTTGACGGCTAAGGGCGATAACATCGATCGCGTGATCGGGCTGGAAATGGGTGCGGATGATTATGTACCGAAGCCTTGCTATCCGCGAGAGCTGGTGGCGCGTTTGCGTGCGGTGCTGCGCCGTTATGAAGACAAGGCGGAAAAAAGCGAAGACACCGGGACGGTGAACTATGGCGAACTGGTGATTTGCCCTTCCACCCGCAGCAGCGAGTGGCGCGGTAAGGCGTTTGATCTTACCGCTTCGGAATTCAACCTGCTGGAGTTGCTGATGCGCTCGTCCGAACGGGTAGTGACCAAGGATGAACTGTCGGAGAAATGTCTGGGACGCCGCCGGGAGGCTTATGACCGCAGCGTGGATGTGCACATCAGCAATATTCGACAGAAGCTGGCGGCGCTGGTTGGGTGTAACCTGACCATCGAGACGGTGCGTAGCGTCGGATACCGGATTCGCTAA